The genomic window TCTCTAACCCTCGGTCCAATCCTATCAGGTTGGTTATCCCCCATTTCTTCATCATTGCCTTCCTCCAACGAGACCAGCGCGTCCGCGTATGGCTCCCACCCTTGACTGTTCCCAAAGTCAATCGCCACTGCTGGTCTCCCACTCTGAGGCTGAAGGACAGATCTCTTGTACTCCTCTGTCTGCAGCTGAAAGAGTTTGAGGCAGGGACATGACACTATCCTAGTTTTCAGACAGTAGTTCCTTAGGAGAAAATCACGGGTGCCCATGGCGTAGTGGATTCCAACACCCGCGGTTATAAGGGTCAAATCAAAGTACCCATCGTGATAGTTAGAGAATACATAACCTCCGTGGGTCACGCCTAGACGAGACGAGTGGCCAGAAAAGCTTGTGGCACCGTTCTTCGGTAGGGAAATCGTTGTCGGTAACTCGGTCGATCTGATGGACACGAGAAAGGCGCCTGCAACCTCTTCGGCGTCACAGGGGCGGATGTGTAAGGCTTCGTATGTTGCTCCGCCTGGCGCGGAGCGCTTGCTTGGTCGTTGTGACggccttcctcttctgaGCGGGCTCTGTCTTGTTCTCCGAGAACGGAGTTCAGCGGACCAAGGCGATAGTGGTGGAGTTAAAGGGCCCGCAGTGGCATTGGGATAATGTTGGTGTCCGGTTGGCTTAACAAGATTCTTGCCGGCAACGTTATCCCAAAATTCCTTAGCAAGCGCTGGGTACAGCTCTCGATATGCTCCGACTTTTGCCAGCCAATCAGCCTCATAGACTTCGCTCCTCTTACAGACATCTTGGAAAAAGTCGTACTgttcgagaaggaggtgaaATGGAGTGCTGTCGTTGGGAGGGAAGGGCAGCTTGTGTGACGTCGAGCCATCTGGAGGTTGGATACTGACAACGGTTGGCAcatcgcttcttcttgaggttcCAAGAGCCATGCAAAGGGCTGTCTTTGGGAGTTAGAAAGTGATTTGGATCAATGCGGGAGAGCCAATGCTTGAACTCACCAAGGATAGTGAGGTTGTTGTCATTCACCACTTCAATTACGTTCCAGCCGtgcttcttgaacttggaaAGGTCAAGATTAGGGCTCATAGCGCCACCGATGCCATCGTGGATAACGCAGAGGTTCTTTAGCTTCCAGCAGCCAGCGAGGGCGACTTTCTCAAGAACACTGCCTTGCTGAAACTTGGCATCGTCAATGACACACCAGATCATGTTATCTAAGAGATTCAAGCCCGGCTTGTTATAGAGCATTGCCAAGTTTTTCATTGCAATTGCGAGGCCAATGGCATTCGAGATTGACGGGCCTGAATGGCAGGTAGGATTTGGTGTTCGGGAAAGGATGTTGGAAAATCTGATCGGGTCAACGGCGACACCCTTTGCTGCAATTAGATGCACGAATATATCTTGCCATTTGCTGGTATAACCTATTGACAAACGGGAGAGTTAGTAAATATTGGCCAAGTGGGTGGTACCAAGAACGAGACGTACGCCCTGATGTGACTAAACGATCACGGTTGAAGTAACGACCGTCGCCCTGTCCATATCTCATCACGTACTTGAAGAGGGCAATTCCGATAGAGGCCTTGAGCCTGGCAGATCTACATGGGTGTTTAGATAAATGATATGTAGTCAACTACTTCCTGGTGTGACTTACTCATAGTCTTCTTCGTCTGACTTGGAGATATGACTCGTAAGCAGCTTCGAGACTCTGTCGAGCATCCAAGGGTCATGAGAGCAGTTTCCACTGGTCCGGGAGATGTCTGAGGCTCCGGTGGCATCATGATGCATCAAAAAGTTCATGGTGGGCGAGCAAGTGGACTGGGTAGGCAGTGGTGAAGAGTGGACTGATCAATGCTGTGGGTCTGTTGCTTCATCTATCTATTAATTGTACACTCTATTGTGTCTCCTGTTCATTAAATTGGTTGTGTTTACCGCCTTACCAGGTCCATCACTTGTCACTTTTGAGTTTCAAGTCAATGATTCCTTCCATTGTACTCTGACCTTTGTTGATTCTAAGGACATACCTACCGAGAATCAGGGGGTGGGCCTCGCTTCGAGGTAGGCTCGCAACGAGGTCGGGGGGTAGCTCCGCTCGGATGAGTGTTGATGACCGATGCCGAGGGCTGTGAGAAAGGTATCCTTCGGAGGCCAAATCTAGCTCGTTCGTTACAGTAGACAAAGGGAATTGGCAGTAATGTATCTCACCTGTTCAGACGGCTCGCTTAATGCATATTCAACCAAGTGCCAGTTCTCACTCCAAAAATGCCTCGTCAATGGCTTTCTTTGGCGGGAAAATGGCAGAGGTTTGGCTGGGAGCCAAGAGACATTGACTTTGTGGATGAATATCCCATACTGACGCGCATGCCGAGTGATAATATTGTTATAATCTATGCCTCTATTCTACGCCTTCCCACTACTTCCGCagatatccatccatcgctcAACCTCGGCCTGAAGCGCGTCCATACCACCATCCATAAGCTGCATCAGTGGATCCTGAGCATGTTCTCTGACATAGACATTCCAACTATCCAGAATGAGCTTATTGATGTTCAGCTTGACCGCCCCGTGCTGAATACAGCGCTGCATAATCTCGGGCGCAAAGTCGTTTGTGCCGTGGAGCGCCATCACCACTCTGCCATTTATCTGACTGTTGACCCTGGACAGTCGGTCAAAGTCGAGTTGGGGCCCAGCTGGACCATAGTCGCCGTGGATGTTTCCTATGCTCGGTGCAAGAAGGTCAATCTCAGCAGCGAGAAagtcctcgacctcctccggCGTAGTAAAGAGTGCTGGCACCAAATTAGTCATCAGTTTCAAGCTTCTTCCTTCAATTGTAACCTCGATATCGCCTTACCTTCTAGAGATCCCGTGTCTGCaatgccctcttctcctccattAATGCGCCCGCTCTCAGCCTCGACGGCAATGCCACGGTCATGACAAACCCTCGTCAAGACTTTTGTCTTTTCCAAGTTCTCATGATGATCATAATGACTCATGTCCACCATAATAGAGTCAAATGACAAGGCTGCAGCAATCGCTCGGATTTGAGCTTCATCTTGTGCATGGTCCAGATGCAACGAAAGCGGAACACTTGCTGACTTGaccgctgccgctgctgcccaTGCTAGAGTCGGCAACTGGCTGACGGTTGAGGGGAAGAGTTGAAGGATGAGAGGTGacctcttggcctcggcagcGCGGACAAGCGCTGTCAGGTGCTCGATATTGTAACTATACAAGACACATTTTGAGTGAGAACATTGCATACCCAAGTTCAATAGAGCAGTACCCACCAAATTATGGCCAAGACTCCATACTTGCCTTCAGTCGCTGAGCGGAGGATTTGCAGGGTACGGTTCTGCTTCTGAATATCCAGCCAGGATTCCATTTTGCGGTCAGATTTTCCTTAATCACGGATGAATGGAAGAGAGATTGACTCTCCAGTTACTCTCTGATATAATACTGACAAGGATCAAACATCTATGGCTTCCATACTTCTCGACCTCGCTTAGTGGTAAGTCGAGGTGGGGCTGTCCTCGagacgaagccatcgtggCCTCGAAGCGAGGGCGACCGAAGCGAAGTACACAACCTCTCACACCAATTAAGCCATTTGGTCTACTCAGACATGCTACGCGGCAATTATTCCCACTAGAATCGAGCCCAGGCTCGTCTCGAAATTGGGAAGTCCCAGTCATCAACAGATTGAACGACTACAACTCGTCTTGGACAAACAATGAATGTGATGCAATGTCCCAGTATATCTAAGGGCAGACAACTCACGATTAATTCCCAGCTTTCACTTCACAAGCATATCTCAATTACCAACAACTAGGACTATACACTCATCGCTGCATCATGGCTCCTACACTGGAACTTTACGAGAGGGCTGCTGTTGACAAGATCCCCACCAAGTCACTCCCCACCAAAGGCGCCAGTATTGTTGGCCTTAAGCTCGAGAGTCCAGAAAAACATGACAGAGTGTTGAAGGTGTTCAGAGCATTCATCGCAGACCTCTGCCAGCAGTTCAATGGTGGACACCCTGGGTAAGAGAGCTTTCTAGTATCACTCTGTTCACAACACTGACTTGCTTGGCTTCTTCAGGTCCGCCATGGGCATGGCAGCGATTGGCATCGCCCTCTACAAGTACGTCATGAGGTACTCCCCCAACAACTGCGGGTACTTTAACCGTGACCGCTTCGTCCTATCTAACGGTATGTTATCTCGCCAACCTCATCAGGAGACGCGCTGACCAATCAAGGACATGCCTGTCTGTGGCAATATCTATTCATGCACCTTGTCGGTGTCAAGAGCATGACACTCGAGCAGCTCAAATCATATCACTCAACAAAGACTGATTCGCTCTGCCCCGGTCATCCCGAAATCGAGAATGAAGGTGTGGAAGTCACCACTGGTCCCCTCGGACAAGGAGTCGCCAACGCCGTCGGCCTCGCTATGGCTACCAAGAACCTGGCTGCCACATACAACAAGCCAGGATACGAGCTGGTGAATAACATGACGTGGTGTATGATTGGAGACGCCTGCCTTCAGGAGGGTGTTGGTCTCGAAGCAGTCTCTCTCGCCGGTCATTGGAGGCTCAATAACCTCTGTATTATTTACGACAACAACTCTATCACTTGTGATGGCACGGCGGACGTTGCCAATACTGAAGATATAAATGCCAAGATGAGGGCTACTGGGTGGAATGTGCTGGATGTGCTTGGCGGAGACTGGGATGTTGCTGGTACGTTCCAAACCGACCTTGACGAATGACCTCTAACCCATAATTAGCCATCGTCAACTCCCTCGTCGCGGCTAGGTCAAGCGATAAGCCCACCTTTATCAACATTCGCACAACTATCGGCTTCGGGTCTTCCAAGGCCGGCAACGCAAAGACACACGGAGCCGCTCTCGGGGTTGACGACGTGGCCAGCATCAAGAAGTCATTCGGCCTCGATCCAAAAGAGCATTTCCACATCCCGCAAGACGTCTACGACTTTTTCGCAGATGTTTGTACCCGTGGCGAAGCCTACGAGGCCGAGTGGCAGGAGACCCTGCAGAGGTACAAGAAAGAGGATCCTGTGTTGGGGACAGAGTTCGGTCTCCGTGTCGCCGGAAAGATGCCCGACGACTGGACAAAGTGCATCCCGGAAAAGTTGGAGCTTCCTACGGAGCCCACGGCATCGCGAAAGTCTGCGGGCATTGTGACCAATATCCTTGGCGAGAGGAtcaagtccttcttggtTGGCACCGCGGATCTTACCCCTTCGTGCAATGTGGCCTTTAACAACAAGGTCGACTTCCAATCTGTGAGTTCAGGAGAACTATAATACTGGTAGCAACTACTAACGCATGAGCAGCCTGATCTCAGAACCGCTTGCGGATTGAACGGAAACTATAGTGGCCGCTACATCCACTACGGCATCCGCGAGCACGCCATGTGTGGCATCTCCAACGGCCTCGCCGCGTTCAACAAGGGCACCTTCATCCCTATGACGAGCTCTTTCTTCATGTTCTATCTCTACGCCGCCCCGGCTGTCCGAATGGCAGCCCTCCAGGGACTCCAGCAGATCCACATCGCCACCCATGACAGTATCGGCACCGGCGAGGATGGACCAACGCATCAGCCGATAGCCCTTCCAGCTCTCTACCGAGCCATGCCGAACACTCTGTACATCCGCCCATGTGATTCGGAGGAGGTGGCGGGTGCTTTTGTGGCCGCTATCCAGGCCACTGAAACACCAACCATCATCTCTCTGTCTCGGCAGAACCTGACACAGTTCCCACAGCACTCATCACGTGAGGGTGTGAGCCTGGGCGCATACGTCTTTGTTGAGGCCGACGGAGATGACTTCGACGTGACCCTAATCGGAGTTGGTTCCGAGATGGGCCTGACGATGCAAGCCAAGGATGTGCTTCTCAACGAGCACGGCATCAAGTCAAGAGTAGTCTCATTCCCCTGTCCCAGACTCTTTGAGCAGCAATCCCGACAGTACAAGCAATCGGTCCTGAAGCCTCGCTCCGGAAAGCCGACCGTCGTCATCGAAGCATATGCTGCGAACGGATGGGAGCGGTATGCCGATGCGTCGATATCTATGAGGCGATTCGGAAAGAGTCTTCCATCAAAGGCGGCATACGAATATTTCGGATTCAAGCCTTATAATGTTGCGACAAAGATCAAGGatctggtggaggaggtcaagagaGATGGTATCGAGATACTAAGGGGCGATTTCAGGGATCTCAATGGAAGCTTGGGCGTTGGTTTTGAGCATTAGGAAAGCTGGTCCATATTGTTTGTTATTGTATTTCAATATTCCAAATGTGTCACTCAACTCGATGCAAAATTCTCAATGTGCATCAAATCATTCATTTTGACTCTTGCAATAGTAGAACTCGGACTGGTCACTTGCTGATATTCCCAACTTGAGAGACGCCTCGGATATCGACTTCCTTTCGTGGATCATCTCCACGGGGAACAAGCAGCTAAACTGATCTTAGTTCGGTGGAGAAATGCGGGGTAATTCAACATTGGACGGCTCGTTTAACCTCATGTCAATAAATGGAGCTGGTGCCCTCGAGACGAGACCCAGACCGTTTGCCATCCGTCATCAATGGACGCCCACAATACCCCCAGACGATCTCGCCGAAACAGACCGTCTCGAGCTCGTGGCTTGAGGACTTCGACAGGCTGGTAGGTACTCGCACATTTAGCCTCGGCTGGTTGACGTCGGCGTTGTTCCTACTGACGCCGTCCTATAGTCTCACTTGCAGAAAGAGACGCGTCAAGTGTGATGAAGGCAAGCCCAGATGTGTCCAGTGCTCCAAATCAGATCGGGATTGTCGCTATGCCCAGCCGAGCGACTCAGGCCAAGCGGACCAGGATGTCTCCGAGGCAGCCGGGTTGCGCGACGATATAGTACATGAAGCATCTTGCAGCGGGAACAGTCCGAGCGCCACTCAAGGTACAGAAGATGCTGAGAATCGGCCCAGTATCGAGAAAGGCTACCAGGATACCTTCGCCGGGGTTCCCACTGAGGCCTCCGTGACATTCCGGCTCCATAACTCCATCGACATACCCCAAGATAATCATCCAGAGACGAGTAGTGGTGATGGAGATCTACCAAACATAGACTTTGCGTTTGCTGCCTCTCCATTAGCCAGGAGCCAGGTCTCACTGCTCAACATCTCGCCGTTTGAATGGTACGATCTACTAGCGCAGGATGCCATCTCCCAGATTCAGCGATGGAACGATACCTCAAATGGTGAACCACGATGGAACTTTGACGAGCGCACGTTATCTCGCCGGCAGTCACCAGCCCCAATATCTACGGACGCCGACTCTCAtgcccatcatcgtcacGATGATATTCTCGGGGCTTCTTTGGTCGATCATGGCCTGGCGGACAAACCATGGAATACGGCCACGAGCATAGAGCTATCGTCAGAAGACCTCGGTTTCTTTCGCTATTACACTGAGATCGTTGGGCCGATCCTCGATCTATTTGACCAAGGGCGTCACTTCACTAATATAGTGCCTCATCTCGCGCTGCGCAATTCGGGACTGTTGAAGGCCATACTTGCGGTTGCGGCCAAGCACATGTCTCTTGGCCTCAAAACCAGGCATCCGCATAATGATGGCGGAAACTCGGGCGAGGAcagctcttcatcaccagAAGCAATAAACGGTGGCCAATCACAGGATCGCGGCCAGACTCCAGCGCATATGGCCACCCAATACTACTACGAGACCCTCCAGTATCTCTCACAGACCCTACTCTATCCCTCTTATGCCAAATCTCATGAGATCTTAGCCACAGCTATCATGATTAGCACGTACGAGATGTTTGACGCTGACGGAACCTCAACAAGCGGCAACTGGGAACGCCACTTGCGAGGCGCATTCTGGATACAGCGCTCCCAGGATAACGACGGCGAGTCCATTGACGGATTGAGACGGGCCGTGTGGTGGGCGTGGCTTAGGCAAGACATATGGGCCGCATTCCGGGCAGGGAGGCCAACTCTCACGATATGGAGACCCTGGAAGAGactcgaggatcttgatTCTGATGAGCTCGCCACGAGAATGGTCTACATCTGTGCCAAGTGCGTCGAGTTTGCTGCTCTGGACAAGACTGCGCCTGACCAAGATATACGACAAAGGATTGAACATGGCAACAGACTTCTTCAAGCGCTAGAAGACTGGCATCGTGTCCTTCCTAGCTCATACAAACCAGTCACAGTCGCAACAAAACCCAATCAAACATCCTCAACACCCAAATCTCAGACAAAGTTCCAGCCTATATGGTTTCATCCGCCCAACCACGCCGGCGCGATGCAAATGTACCATTTTGCCAAAGCTGTTGTTCTGCTGAACCAGCCCACGACTGGCGGCCTCAACGCATACCGTCAGCGTCAGAAGTGTCTCAACGAAAGCCTTCACATGGTCTGCGGCATTGCCAACGCTTGTCGAGAGGGGGAACCTGCTATGGCGTTTGTCAATGTCCAGGCCATATTTGCTGGTAAGCGACGACTCCTCTTGATGAATAGTTCCTGTACTAACAGGCCAAGTCGGTCAGTGCGTCCAGATGCCAGAGAAGCAGGCCGAACTACTCGATACGTTGGACAGAATGTTGGAGATTAGCAAGTTTCCCGCTTCAGGGCTTGTGGAGGAGCTAAAGAGCGTTTGGCAGGAATAAAATTCTACGCTACGATTGGTAATAAGTTAATATGAAACTTTGCTTATCCAGTCTGGTATCATGACGTGAGTGCATTCGATGATTTATAGAATGCTGCTCAATCAAGTCCTTCGAGTTCAGGGACAAACAATGAGTGATTCTTCTCGATTAACTCGCAATTTCCTTCTATCTTATACTTCTATTGCCTGTTTCTAACCCTTCACCAAGCCCCTACAATGCCGGCAACAGGGATATCAATACCGGTTGTATAAGAAGCCCCATCAGAGAGCAAGTAGACATACGCACCCCCCAGTTCCTTCGGATCAGCCAATCTAGGCATGCCGCCATAGTACTGCATCTTGAGGCCCCAATCCGGCGTCTGGTCCACGAAGTATGTCATGGCAGTCTTGACGAAGCCAGGCGAGATCGAGTTGACGCGGATCCCGTGCTTGGCCCACTCCATGGCTAGTGTGTGCGTCATGTTTCGCACGGCACCCTTGGTAGCTCCGTAGGGGGCTGAGGGTGCTGCGCGGTTTGGGCGGTACGAGGTCATCGACGCCGTGAAGACGATTGAACCCTTGATTCCGAGCTCGATAAACCGCCGTGCGACAGTTGTAGCGCAAAAGTAGGCTCCGAACACATTGAGGTTGAACAGCTTGTCTAGCTGGGCGCGATCAAAGTCGAGCGCTGGCTGATGCTTTGTCATTCCGGCGTTGGCGACAAGGCCGTGGATGGCACCTCGCTTGGATATGATGGCATCAATAGCCGAGGTGATGCTCTCTTCGGAGGTGACATCGCAGTTGATATAGCTAAGGCGCTTCGGGTTGGCGGTCTGCACAGCGAGGAACTCGTCGCCGGGCTCGAAAaggtcgaggctgaagacggcggcggcttcgTTCGCTAGACAGACCTCTGCGATGCCCAGGCCGATGCCCCTGTTGGCGCCTGTGATGGCAAtgaccttgtccttcagTGTGATTCTCCAGTCATGGTCAGGGCCTGGCTGGGTATTGAGAAACGTCGAAGAGGTCTCGGTGGCGGCGTCTGgtgttggtgctgctgctgctgagggGGCGTTACCGTTGGTAGGGACGGCAGTGGGGGTATCGAGTGCGCTGGGAGACATTGTAGACTTTGTTTGTGTGTGATTTGTCCTGGAGTGCTTGACTTGAACCTGGGGTCTTGTGTGTCACCAGTTGTAGGATGGTGTTTAATGATTGAGGGAACAAGACTGGATGCCCCCCGTCTCATTCTTATGCCCAGAATAGAATAGCACCTTTGCCACAAAAACAATAAATCGATCGATCATCTCGGTGGAGAGAGTATTATTCGCTCAGCTCATATCCAAGGTCATCGAAGCGAGGTCGAGTCATCGAGACGAGACAGCGTTACATGGTCTTGGCGTGTATGCCCCTCGTAACGAGACCATCATGCTCGTTTCGAGGTCACCCTCGCTTTGGCGCCACCCTCGCATCCACGGCGGGCGTCCCCGATTGTACCAGCTTTACCGTTAGTTCATGTCAACGTTAGACTACCCCATACCCCATGGGGAATTAGT from Fusarium keratoplasticum isolate Fu6.1 chromosome 10, whole genome shotgun sequence includes these protein-coding regions:
- a CDS encoding Zn(2)-C6 fungal-type domain-containing protein, coding for MDAHNTPRRSRRNRPSRARGLRTSTGCLTCRKRRVKCDEGKPRCVQCSKSDRDCRYAQPSDSGQADQDVSEAAGLRDDIVHEASCSGNSPSATQGTEDAENRPSIEKGYQDTFAGVPTEASVTFRLHNSIDIPQDNHPETSSGDGDLPNIDFAFAASPLARSQVSLLNISPFEWYDLLAQDAISQIQRWNDTSNGEPRWNFDERTLSRRQSPAPISTDADSHAHHRHDDILGASLVDHGLADKPWNTATSIELSSEDLGFFRYYTEIVGPILDLFDQGRHFTNIVPHLALRNSGLLKAILAVAAKHMSLGLKTRHPHNDGGNSGEDSSSSPEAINGGQSQDRGQTPAHMATQYYYETLQYLSQTLLYPSYAKSHEILATAIMISTYEMFDADGTSTSGNWERHLRGAFWIQRSQDNDGESIDGLRRAVWWAWLRQDIWAAFRAGRPTLTIWRPWKRLEDLDSDELATRMVYICAKCVEFAALDKTAPDQDIRQRIEHGNRLLQALEDWHRVLPSSYKPVTVATKPNQTSSTPKSQTKFQPIWFHPPNHAGAMQMYHFAKAVVLLNQPTTGGLNAYRQRQKCLNESLHMVCGIANACREGEPAMAFVNVQAIFAVGQCVQMPEKQAELLDTLDRMLEISKFPASGLVEELKSVWQE
- a CDS encoding TRANSKETOLASE-1 domain-containing protein, with protein sequence MNFLMHHDATGASDISRTSGNCSHDPWMLDRVSKLLTSHISKSDEEDYESARLKASIGIALFKYVMRYGQGDGRYFNRDRLVTSGRYTSKWQDIFVHLIAAKGVAVDPIRFSNILSRTPNPTCHSGPSISNAIGLAIAMKNLAMLYNKPGLNLLDNMIWCVIDDAKFQQGSVLEKVALAGCWKLKNLCVIHDGIGGAMSPNLDLSKFKKHGWNVIEVVNDNNLTILALCMALGTSRRSDVPTVVSIQPPDGSTSHKLPFPPNDSTPFHLLLEQYDFFQDVCKRSEVYEADWLAKVGAYRELYPALAKEFWDNVAGKNLVKPTGHQHYPNATAGPLTPPLSPWSAELRSRRTRQSPLRRGRPSQRPSKRSAPGGATYEALHIRPCDAEEVAGAFLVSIRSTELPTTISLPKNGATSFSGHSSRLGVTHGGYVFSNYHDGYFDLTLITAGVGIHYAMGTRDFLLRNYCLKTRIVSCPCLKLFQLQTEEYKRSVLQPQSGRPAVAIDFGNSQGWEPYADALVSLEEGNDEEMGDNQPDRIGPRVRDFVKEFKERRAK
- a CDS encoding Transketolase; translation: MAPTLELYERAAVDKIPTKSLPTKGASIVGLKLESPEKHDRVLKVFRAFIADLCQQFNGGHPGSAMGMAAIGIALYKYVMRYSPNNCGYFNRDRFVLSNGHACLWQYLFMHLVGVKSMTLEQLKSYHSTKTDSLCPGHPEIENEGVEVTTGPLGQGVANAVGLAMATKNLAATYNKPGYELVNNMTWCMIGDACLQEGVGLEAVSLAGHWRLNNLCIIYDNNSITCDGTADVANTEDINAKMRATGWNVLDVLGGDWDVAAIVNSLVAARSSDKPTFINIRTTIGFGSSKAGNAKTHGAALGVDDVASIKKSFGLDPKEHFHIPQDVYDFFADVCTRGEAYEAEWQETLQRYKKEDPVLGTEFGLRVAGKMPDDWTKCIPEKLELPTEPTASRKSAGIVTNILGERIKSFLVGTADLTPSCNVAFNNKVDFQSPDLRTACGLNGNYSGRYIHYGIREHAMCGISNGLAAFNKGTFIPMTSSFFMFYLYAAPAVRMAALQGLQQIHIATHDSIGTGEDGPTHQPIALPALYRAMPNTLYIRPCDSEEVAGAFVAAIQATETPTIISLSRQNLTQFPQHSSREGVSLGAYVFVEADGDDFDVTLIGVGSEMGLTMQAKDVLLNEHGIKSRVVSFPCPRLFEQQSRQYKQSVLKPRSGKPTVVIEAYAANGWERYADASISMRRFGKSLPSKAAYEYFGFKPYNVATKIKDLVEEVKRDGIEILRGDFRDLNGSLGVGFEH
- a CDS encoding Fructose-bisphosphate aldolase, giving the protein MESWLDIQKQNRTLQILRSATEGKYGVLAIICYNIEHLTALVRAAEAKRSPLILQLFPSTVSQLPTLAWAAAAAVKSASVPLSLHLDHAQDEAQIRAIAAALSFDSIMVDMSHYDHHENLEKTKVLTRVCHDRGIAVEAESGRINGGEEGIADTGSLEALFTTPEEVEDFLAAEIDLLAPSIGNIHGDYGPAGPQLDFDRLSRVNSQINGRVVMALHGTNDFAPEIMQRCIQHGAVKLNINKLILDSWNVYVREHAQDPLMQLMDGGMDALQAEVERWMDICGSSGKA